The DNA region GTTGACATGCATAAAAGGGACCTTTAAATATGTATCAATCAAGCTTTTGTAGGCTGTAGCTGATTgcctattttgtttattttctgacctGCCAAtcaggttatttttttcccccttatattttaaaagtaaaattgtgcTGCAGGTTCTTTACTAaaggtttcagttttaaaatgtaacaaaaccaGTTAAAGCTATTGCTAAACTATtcccgtaaaaaaaaaaaatcaaagttaacgtttcttagttatttttgtgttttttcatatATTAAAATGAAGAAGTTGATCAAAGTAGTTGCTGCTGGTGGATTCTTTTAGACTGAAATTTTTTATAGTTCTTAAGTTTTGatgcacataaataaaatgttcacgccaatcaaggaaaaaaaatgtctgatcCGAATTCTGGCCAATATATTGGTGATGCTCCAGCAAGTATAATGGTCAATGTACAGATacactgaaatacaaaaatgtagatGTTAGGCCAGCAAGTAGACAGCATAAaccaaaagattattttatttatttatttatttttttatcatcagGTCAACACTTGCTGTCTCCAAGaaatctgctgctgtgtttcacATCAGTATTGTTCTTCCTCCTCAAGATGATACTTTTGAAATGCTCCAGAGAGCCGCATAGTGCTATAGCAACCTCACGCTCAATTTCACACCTCTTGATGacatttgaaatcattttagATTTATGTAACTGTGGATGTGAGACGTCAGAATAATTTTTGCGAGATCTTAAAATTAGCTGTCATGCAGATATTAAATTTAGTCAAAAAGACAACGTTGGGTGAAGTGGCAGTCactcaatatgtgtgttttgttttttttttgtttgttttttcagctgacATAATCTCAACTGTTGAGTTCAACTATTCTGGAGATTTACTTGCAACTGGAGACAAGGGAGGGCGAGTAGTGATATTTCAACATGAACAAGAGGTAAGATTTATTCAGTATAGTAAGGGATGATTTACAATGCCCCCCCTCTtctccccccccctcctctgTTGCAGTGAAAGGATTTAAACCTGGTGActcatgttgggttttttttttgtgctcttaTTTGTTGTTCTCCTCAGTCTAAGAATCGTCCACATCTGCGTGGGGAATACAACGTCTATAGCACTTTTCAGAGTCATGAGCCAGAATTTGACTATTTGAAAAGTTTAGAAATTgaggaaaaaattaataaaataagatgGCTACCCCAACAAAATGCTGCTCACTTTCTACTTTCAACAAACGGTGAGAGGCCTCGACTTGGTTTTAGACTCTATGCTCACACATGGTTTTGAAAACTGACGACGTCTTTAACTTCTGGCAGATAAAACTATCAAATTGTGGAAAATAAGCGAAAGAGATAAACGGGCAGAGGGTTACAACCTAAAAGATGAAGATGGGCGACTCAGAGATCCTTTTAGAATCACCTCTTTACGGGTATGTGCAACCGCAGTTCAAACCTGCCTCGTTAGTTTTTGCTTGTGATGAGttctaaaacttttaaaatcgATAACAAGTGATTGTTCTGCGTTTTCTTTTAGGTACCAGTTCTGATGCCAATGGATCTCATGGTAGAAGCAAGCCCACGGAGGATCTTTGCAAATGCGCACACCTATCACATTAATTCCATTTCTGTAAATAGTGACCATGAAACTTACCTCTCTGCAGATGACCTAAGAATAAATCTATGGCACTTGGAAATCACAGACAGAAGTTTTAGTATCCTTTTCTCGATCATATGTATCAAATATCAAACGCATGCCTCGTAGTTTGGAGTCTGTGTCCTACTGGAGGGGAAGGCGGTTTGTTCCTTTAACACTGCTCTCCCAGATATTGTAGACATCAAGCCCGCCAATATGGAAGAACTGACAGAAGTAATCACAGCTGCTGAGTGCCATCCACACCAATGCAATGTATTTGTGTACAGCAGTAGCAAAGGCACCATCCGCCTGTGTGACATGCGAGCAGCGGCACTCTGCGATAGGCACTCTAAGTGTAAGTTTATGGCTCAATAGAGGATATTAGGATTACCTAAATCCTAATATAACTATCTGTAAATATAGTTTTGGGAAccattcttatttttctttgaatgtgtgtgtgtgtgtatttttagtcTTCGAGGAACCTGAGGATCCAAGCAGCCGATCCTTTTTCTCAGAGATCATCTCCTCCATCTCAGACGTGAAGTTCAGTCACAGCGGACGCTATATGATGACACGTGACTACCTCTCCGTCAAGGTTTGGGACCTCAACATGGAGAACAGGCCAGTGGAGACGTATCAGGTGCGCAGATCTACTTCTGCAGGGGtttaaaacaactgttttaGGTGCAGCTCTCTGGACGTTgtgcaaatatataaaatgtaaatccaCTAAGACCGTTAGGACTTATGTCTCTCATTTCAACAATATTGAGTAAGTAATAGTAAATAACCGCCAAATTCAGagtaatttttatgtttttcattctgattttttttttaaaagagaaatatatttGACAGCTCCATTGACatacaaataatcaaaataacatTAAGCTAGAAAGGTCTTGAAGAAATCCTGGTGTGTACAGGGACAGCTATGTTATCCCTAAAATGTATTAACTTTGGGCTTTTTAGGCCCTCTGGGAATCtccaaaaaaaatatctgacatgCTAACACTAACATGTTCCTATCAATATCTAGACAATGTTTTACTAAAGTTGAGTACTGCGTGCTTGTTATCTAAAATGCTAGTGTAAGCTAACAAGCTATTAGTATGTTGGCTTATGTTAGCTAACCCTGTCTGTTGTGCTAAAAGAAGTATATATGCTGTCTTTGGCTAATATGCTAACAAGTACATGTTAGCCTCTTTCAGCTTTGCTCATTAAATTTTCTATGCTGTCTTGAGCTACAATACATCAAAATGTTGCCTAACATAAGTTGTACTTACTATGAAAGTCATGTGTGAATGCTATATTTTGCTACAATAACATTAGCATACAATGGAACACTATCAGGTGCCATTGGTGCCCACGTCCAATCCTTGAGAGTTAACATTCTGCAACTTTTGGATGCACACTTAAATCAAATGCCTAAATTCCCTCATcagattcaggtgtgttgaacaGATGCAtctgaaagctgcaggacaAGTAGCTCTTGAGGTCTGGGCTCAATTATTCCTGCTTGACAACATGCAATTCACTGCTCTCCATTTATTGCTTTTGCAGAGAatgattgtttaaaaataacatggGCTGTAAATTCATAACAAGTTTTGTGTGACTACTTTAAGGTTCTAAAAGCAATTGTATTTTTCAAGTCAAGTAttcatgtttattaaaatgttttgtttcaggtcCATGAATACCTTCGCAGTAAGCTCTGCTCCTTGTATGAAAACGACTGCATCTTTGACAAGTTTGAGTGCTGCTGGAATGGCAGTGACAGGTAAACAAACGTCCTCCCTGTTGCAAGCAGTTATTGTTCCCCTGCTGCCGCTTTAGATCTTTCAGCATCATCGATCCATGAGtcgcttttctttttttccctcctttctttttATGGCAAGACAATCAATGCaggtaatttgtttttacttcctcCACCAGTGCCATCATGACCGGCTCCTACAACAACTTCTTCCGAATGTTTGACCGCAACACCAG from Gambusia affinis linkage group LG13, SWU_Gaff_1.0, whole genome shotgun sequence includes:
- the ppp2r2d gene encoding serine/threonine-protein phosphatase 2A 55 kDa regulatory subunit B delta isoform — protein: MAGVAGGNDFQWCFSQVKGAIDEDVAEADIISTVEFNYSGDLLATGDKGGRVVIFQHEQESKNRPHLRGEYNVYSTFQSHEPEFDYLKSLEIEEKINKIRWLPQQNAAHFLLSTNDKTIKLWKISERDKRAEGYNLKDEDGRLRDPFRITSLRVPVLMPMDLMVEASPRRIFANAHTYHINSISVNSDHETYLSADDLRINLWHLEITDRSFNIVDIKPANMEELTEVITAAECHPHQCNVFVYSSSKGTIRLCDMRAAALCDRHSKFFEEPEDPSSRSFFSEIISSISDVKFSHSGRYMMTRDYLSVKVWDLNMENRPVETYQVHEYLRSKLCSLYENDCIFDKFECCWNGSDSAIMTGSYNNFFRMFDRNTRRDITLEASRESSKPRATLKPRKVSTGGKRKKDEISVDSLDFNKKILHTAWHPKDNVIAVAATNNLYIFQDKIN